GGTGATGCCGCCGGAGACGGGGGGCACGATCCACGTCCAGTCGGCGGGGACGCCTCGGCCCTGCTTCTCCTCCCTGGCCAGGTGGGTCATGAAGTGCCGGGACTCGGTGTGGTGGTCGCTGATCCTGACGCCGGCCTCGGTGAACGAGTGCAGGACGGCGACGTTGAGTTCGACCAGGGCGCGGTCCCGCCAGAGGGTGGCCTCGCTGCCGGTGTCGAGGCCGAGGTGGTCGGCGATGACGGGCAGCAGGTCGTACCGGTCGGTGTCGACGAGGTTGCGGGCGCCGATCTCGGTGCCCATGTACCAGCCGTTGAAGGGCGCGAGGGGGTAGTCGACGCCGCCGATCCGCAGCCGCATGTTCGAGATCGCCGGGACGGCGTGCCAGCGGAGGCCGAGGTCGGCGAAGTCCGGGCGGTCGGGGTGCGTGAGGGGGACTTCGAGGACGAGGTCCCGGGGAACGTCGAACAGCCGGGGCCCGTCCCGGTCGGTCTCGATGACCCACGGCAGGACGTCCCAGGCCCCTCCGGGCGCCTGCCAGCCGAGGCGCTTCACGGCCTCCGTGAAGTCCGCGTACGCGGGGTCGCCGACGAGGGCTCCGTCGTCCTGCCGGTGACCGGCGTAGCGGATGAGCTGGTCGTTCCACACCCGCGGGGCCCGGCCGGCGGGAGTGTCGGGGGCGAAGACGGAGATGACCGGCCGGATGCGACCGCCGTTGGTGGCCTGGCGGAGGTGGTCGCACAGGTGCCGGTGCAGCTCGTCGGCGGTGGTGGCCCCGCGGCGGTCCAGGACGCGCAGGCTCTTCCAGTACAGCCGGCCGATGCACCGGCTGGAATTGCGCCAGGCGACGCGGGCGCCGAAGACGAGCTCGTCGGAGGTGTGGGTGTAGGTCCCGGTCTCGTCGATCTCCTCGCGTATCCGCCGCAGCCGTGTCGTGAGGTGGACGGGCTGGTCCGGATGCTCGCCGTGGTGGAGGCGTACGAACTCCTCCGCTTCGTCCGCGTCGGCCGCGCGGGGGTGCGGTCCGCCGGGCGGCTCGGGAAGGGGAGCCGGCAGGGCCGGGGCGCCGGCTGTGGTGTCGAGGCTGTAGATGCGCGCCAGAAGCGTTTCGGAGTTCATGGGTTCCTCGCGGGTGGTGCTCGGCTCCGTCAGCGGGCCGTGCGCAGGCGGGCTGGTGCGGGTGAGCGGTGAGCGTGACGCGATGGGGGACGCGGGCGCCCGGGCGGAGGGCATCGACGACGCCGGGGTGAGGTCGTCTGCCGCGCGGGCGCCCGCGCCGGCGGAGGGGGCCGGGCCGGCGGTGCCGGTCAGGCGACCGGTTCGCCGGACCGCGCCTGCCGGGCGATGGAGGTTCCGAACAGCTCGTCCCAGTACGGGGCCGAGATGCCGAAGCCCTTGGTGTCGTCGCGGAAGTGGTGGCGCATGTGGAGTGAGCGCAGGTGCCGCATGAGGCGGCTCCTGGGGGTGGCGAGGTGGAGGTAGAGGTGGAACAGGTCGTAGGTGAGGTAGCCGAAGGTGTAACCGGCGCCGAAGATCAGCGGCAGCGAACCGAGGCCGGAGGAGAGGTAGATCGTTCCCCCGACCATCGGGATGCTGAGGAGCGGGCTCAGGATGGAGCGGCGCGGGTCCGTCGGGTAGTCGTGGTGGATGCCGTGCAGGATGTAGTGCAGGCGTGCCCCGAAGCCCTTCTCGGGCTCGTAGTGGAGCACGATGCGGTGTCCCCAGTACTCCGACAGCGTCCACGTCACGTAGCCGGCGGCCGCCCATCCGGCCAGCTGCCAGCCGCCGGCCTCCCCGAGGGAGAGCCAGACGCAGACGGCGATGACCGGGGTGAACATCGCGACGGTGGTGACCGGGTGCACGTGGATCAGGTGATCGAGCCAGCGCGGACCGACGACGGCGGGCGCGGTGCCCCGCCGGACGGCGCCCTTGGAGGTGCCGGGGCGGGCGGGTGTCTCGGAGCTCACGCCCCGGCTCCTTCCACGGTGGGTGCCTTCACCCGCGTCTCGTAGGCGACGCGGGCCTGGTAGTCGGTGGTGCGCAGCAGCTGGTCCGCCTTGAGGAAGCGGCCCATCGCGTCCCGCCAGGGCTGGGGCAGCAGGAACAGGGAGCGGGTGACGGGGTTGGTCCAGCCGGGCACGTACCGGTTGTAGACGGGGCGACGGGCCGTGCGGAGGACGGACCGGGCGATGTCGTCCGGGGTGAGCAGCGGGACGAAGCGGCCCTTGCCGACGCCGGAGGTGAGTTCCGTCTGGGCGGGGATGGGCAGGATGATCGACAGGTCCACGCCGGACCCGCGCAGTTCGGCACGGACGCCCTCGGAGAGGCCGACGACGCCGTGCTTGGCGGCGGAGTAGGTGGCGCAGCCGGGCAGGCCGATCATGCCCACGGCGGAGACCATGTTGATGATGTGGCCCCGTCCGCGCCGGCGCATCGGGCCGATGGCGGTCTTCATGCCGTTGAGGGTGCCGAGGAGGTTGACGCCCAGCTGGTGGGCGGTGTCCTCGTCGGACTCCTTCTCGAAGGGGCCGACGATCATCTCGCCCGCGTTGTTGACGAAGACGTCGATCTCGCCGAGGTCGGCCTCGACCGCCTTCCAGAACGCCTGGACGCTGGCCGGGTCGGTGACGTCCAGCGGGTAGGCGCGGGCGCCGATGGCGGCGGCGGTCTTGGCGGCGAACTCGTGGTCGCGGGCGCCGATGGCCACCTTGGCGCCGGCGGCGACGAACTGCTCGGCGGTGGCGCGGCCGATGCCGCGGCTGCCGCCGGTGATGGCGACGATCTTGTTGCGCAGGTCCCTGGGCACGGTGGAAGCCTCCAGAAGGGGTGGTGGTTTCGGGCTGTGTCGGACGAGGACGCGGAAGGCGCGGTCGTCAGCGTGCGTCCGCCGCCGCCGACGCGCCCACCGGTTCGGCCTCGGACGCGGTGAGGGTGATGTGCTCACCCAGCAGACCGCGCAGGATGAGGCTGATCGCCTCGATGAGCGCCTGGCAGGCGATCGGGTCGATGATCGCGGCGAGGCTGGGCATGCCGAGGTCGAAGCGGGCGGTGAACCGGACGGTGACCGCGTCGTCGTCGTGGCTGTGGACGGTCCAGGCGCCGTCGAACTGGTCGAAGTCGCCGTCGGTCTGGGTGAATTCGATGGTCAGAGCGGCCGCGTCGACGCGGTCGCGTTCGGACCAGCACAGGATGCCGTTGCGGAAGTTCACCGACCAGTCCGAGTCCAGGGTGTCGCCGCCGGTGTCGGTGACCTTCACCTCGCGCACGGCGTCGGTGTACTGGGGGTAGGCGGCGAAGTCCCGCAGCCGTTCGAAGACGGCCGGGGCGGTCGCGTCGGGTACGAGGGCGTCGAGGGTCACCTCGGGCATGTCAGCATCTCCCCTTCGTGGAGGCGGTGGTGCGGGCCAGGGCGGTGGCCGCGGTGGTGAAGGCGCGGGTGATCCAGTCCAGGTCGGCGGGCGTGAGCACGGCCGGCGGGGTCAGGCGTACGACGCGGTGGGCGTTCAGGGAGTGGTTGACCAGCAGCCCCGACTCCAGGAGGCGCAGGACGAGTTCGCCGGCGGCGCCCTCGTCGCACAGCTCGATGCCGAGCAGCAGGCCGCGACCCCGGATGTCGACCACCGCCCCTCCGAGCAGCGGCGCCAGCGCCGAGCGGAGGCGGTCCATCAGGTCCTCGCCGAGGGTGCGGGCCCGCTCCACCAGGTCCTCGTCCCGGATCGCGGCGACGGCGGCCGCGGCGGCGGCCATCGCGACGGGAGAGGCGGCGAAGGTGGAGGTGTGCAGGAACGGGTCCTTGTCGAACGGCGCGTACGCCTGCGGGGTGGCGACCGCGGCGGCGACCGGGATCACGCCGCCGCTGAGGTTCTTGCCGACCAGCAGCACGTCCGGCCGCACGTCCTCGGTGTCGGCGCCCCACCAGGTGCCGAGACGGCCGAGGCCGGTCTGGATCTCGTCGAGGACGAACATCGCCCCGTGTTCGGCGCACAGCCGCTGCACGTGTGCGAGGTAGCCGGGCGGTGGCAGGACCACGCCGCCCTCGCCCTGCACCGGTTCGAGGATGACGCAGGCCGGAGCGCCGCCGGCGAGTGCCCGCTCGAGGGCGTCGGCGTCGCCGTAGGGAACGTGTTCGGCGGGCAGCAACGGCCGGAACGGGTCCTGGTAGAGGGGTTTGGCGGTGACGGCGAGCGCGCCGGTGGTCTTGCCGTGGTAGCCGCCGGTCGCGGAGATCAGCCGGTGCCTGCCGTGCGCGCGGGCCAGTTTGATCGCGGTCTCGGTCGCCTCGGCGCCGGAGTTGACGAAGTGGACCCGTTCCAGGCCGGGAGGCGTGACGGCGGCGAGCGCGGCCGCCGCGGTGGCAGCGACCGGCTCCAGGAGCAGCCGGGTGGCCATCGGATGGCGGCGGATCTGCTCGACGACGGCGTCCACCACGCGGGGGTGGCGGTGGCCGAGGAGGAAGACCCCGTACCCGCCACAGTCCAGGTACTCCTTCCCGTCCGCGTCCCACACCCGGCTGCCCTCGGAGGCGACCTCCATGGCGGCGCCGGTCAGCGAGGCCAGGCGGGCCCGGCCCTTGCTCAGGTGGCGGCGGTAGACGCCCAGCACCTCGGCGGCCGACGCGGCGGCGGCGGCCGGGGACGCGGTGGTGGCGGGGGGCGGGGCCGGGATCGTCAGCTCGCTCATGCGGGCACCTGCTCCGCCGCGCGCACCGGCTGCGCGGCGCGGCGGACCATGCCCCTGGTGCGGGCCATGTAGGCGACCGACGCCCGCAGCGCGGACTCCAGCTCGCCGGCGCTCAGGGCTTCCGGTATCCCGTCGATGTGGCCGAGGCTGGTGGGGAACACATGGCCGTGGGCGAACAGCGCCGTCATCGCGAGCATGTCGTCGAAGCGGCGGCGCGCCCGGGGGTGCAGGTTGGCGATGAAGACCGGCCGGATCAGCCGGTCGACCATCTCCGGGCCGACGATGCGGGGACGCGCCGCCGTCAGGCCCAGTTCGTCGGCGGTGTCGTGGATGACCCGCAGCGTGCACTCGGTCCGCAGGGCGCTGTCGCCCGCGGTGACCCAGACCTCGCCGTCCCGCCGGCCCTGACGGACGAGGCCGGCGATGGTGGCGGCCACGACGTCCTGCGGGACGAAGTCGACGGGCGAGTCGGCCGGCACCGGGACCAGCGGAAGGAGCCCGCGCAGCAGTCCGTGGATGACGCCGTGCATGCCCTGGAACGCGGAGATCGCACCGGTGACGGCGTCCCCGATCACCACCGACGGCCGGACGATCACCGCGGGTACGCCCGACGACCGGACGACGTCCTCCCCGGCGCGCTTGGAGTCCAGGTAGTCCTCCGGCCGCGCGGTGGCGTCCCCGTGGTCCTGGCCGAGCTGCGCCCGCGTCAGGTCGGTGCGGTCCACGAAGGCGGTGGACACGTGGTACAGCACGGCGTCCGCGTCGGCGGCGAGCCGGGTCATCTGCCGGGTGCCCGCCGTGTTGAGCGCGTGGGCGGCCTCCGCGCCGCTGGAGAAGCCCGTGAGGGCCGCGCAGTGCACGATCGCGTCGACCCGCGCGGCGAGGCGCCGGTACGTGTCGGCGTCCAGACCGAGGCGCGGCGCGGTCAGGTCGCCGGCCAGCTGCTCGTCGGCGCCGGCCACCGGCGTGCGGTGGGTCAGGGCGATGGTGCGGCAGTCGGTCAGCCGGGGCAGCAGCGCGCTGCCCACGACACCGGACGCGCCGGTGAGAAGGACGGTGGGATGGCTGGGCACAGTCGAGCACCTCTCGAACAGGTCAGCGGGCGTATGGGGGTCGAAGGCGGGCGGCAGCCGTGGGGAACGGCATGGCACGGCCGGGCGCCTCGAAGCCCCTAGGGGATGCGCAGGGGGGCGCGGCCGCTGAAGTACTCGGCCAGCGGGGCCGCCATGCGCGTCCGGGACGGCGGGTGGAACGCCAGGGCGCGGCAGGCGGAGTTGAGGTACGCGATGTCGCCGGAGCCGATGAACGCCATGCCGCCCAGCGCTTCCACGCACAGCGACAGGACCCGGTTGATCGCGTCCTGTGCGGCGTACCGACAGATCAGGGACCGCGACAGGGTGTCCTGCGTGACGCCGGCCGTCGCCACGTCCGCGGCGAGACCTTCCAGCGCGAGGGCGACGGATTCGACGCAGGCCACCGCTTCGGCGGCGACGGCGCTGTCCGCGTGGGGGTTGCCCAGCGTGCGCTCGACCAGGGCGGAGGCGGCGCCGAGGTAGCCGGCCGTCATCAGACCCTCGAACCACACGAAGCCGACGGTCTGCAGCTGGTCCAGGCGCCCGTCCGCGGTGACGTCCGTGCGCACCAGCAGTTCGGCCGGCACCTCGACGTCGTCCAGGACGACCTCGTCGCTCTCGGCGCCCGCCAGGATCGGGCTGCCCCAGAACGGCCTGACGGACAGCCCCGGCGCCTCGGCGGGGATCAGGGCGATGGCCAGCCGGTCCTTTCCGTCCGGGCCGGGCAGGGGCAGGGAGGCGGTGAGCAGGTTCATGGAGCGGGCGAGGCTGCACGGCTTCTTGGAACCGCTCAGGAACACCTTGTCGCCCTCGGTGCGGGCGGTCAGGGACGGATGGAGGATGCCCTGGCCGGTGCGCCCCTCGGCGAAGCCCGAGGCGAGCAGCAGATCGTCCTTGGCGATGGCGGCGAGGAGCAGCCACTCCATGCCGCCGCCGGTGGCCGCCGCCTCGACCAGGGACGCCACCGAGAAGTGGTGCATGGTGGTCGCCACGGCCAGGGACGGGGAGCGCGAGCCGATCGCCCGCTGCACCCGCAGGGCGGTCAGCAGATCCGCGCCGCGGCCGCCGTGCTCGGCGGGCACCAGGAGGCCGGGACCGCCGGCGTCGCGGAACAGCCGCACCCCCGGGCTGTCGACGGCCTCCAGATCGGCCAGCGGCAGCCCGGCCAGGCGCTGGTCCAGGCCCGGCAGCACTTCCTCGACGACGGTACGTTCACGCTCCAGAAACCGCATGGACGGGTCCCCCCACCTGGTAGCTCGACACATGTCGCGCGCTCGGGGCGCCGGGCGGATCTCCGCCCGGCGCCCCGACGGCACGGCAACACGCTATGAGCCGGTGATGCAGCGCCCGTGCAGTGGACCGTCAAGTTCCGCTCATGAGTTCGACATGATCCCCCTGGGGGTGCGTCAGTCGTCGAGACCGATCTTCCGGTGCAGGCGCGCGAGCGGTCGTGGCGCCCACCAGTTGGCACGGCCGGCCAGGCGCATGAACGCCGGGACCAGGATGCCGCGCACCAGGGTGGCGTCGACGATCACGGCGAGCGCGAGGCCGACGCCGAGGAGCTTGAGCGGGGTCAGGGACGAGGTGGCGAAGGCCAGCAGCACGGTCGCGACGAGCGCGGCGGCCGCGGTGACGAGCCGGCCGGTCCGCTCCAGGCCCCAGGCGACGGCGGAGACGTTGTCGCCGGTGCGGTGGTACTCCTCCTTGATCCTCGACAGGAGGAAGACCTCGTAGTCCATGGACAGTCCGAAGGCGACGCAGAACATCAGGATCGGTGTGTCGATGTCGAGCATGCCGGTGACGGTGAAGTCGCCGACCAGCCAGCGCAGGTGCCCGTCCTGGAAGACGTACACCATCGCCCCGAACGTCGCGGTGAGACTGAGCAGGTTCAGCACGATCGCCTTGACCGGGATGAGGAGGCTGCCGGTGAACAGGAAGAGCAGCACCGTCGTGGACAGGGCGATGATGCCGAGCGCCCAGGGCAGCTTGTCCCCGAGGGTGGCCTTGGAGTCCACCAGGAGCGCCGCCTGTCCGCCGACGAGCACGGTGTCCGGCGCGGGCTCCGCGCGCAGCGTCTCGACGAGGTCCATGCCCCGCTCGGAGTAGGGCTCGGTGTCGGAGACCACCGACAGCCAGGTGCCCTTGTCCGCCTTGAACCGCTCGCTGGCGGGGCCGGGCGGGGCGATCCGGGCGCCTTCGCTGTACGAGCCGGTCAGCGCGTCGACGCGGGTGATGCCGGGGACGGTGGACAGCTGCTCGGCGTACTCGGCCACCTTGCCCGCCGACGCGGCCGGGTCGATGTCCGGCAGGACCACGTTCAGCGGTGAGCCCTCCCGGTTGTCGAACTCCTCGCGCAGCACCTGGGCACCCTGGTACGCCGGGGAGGAGGCGGGCAGGACCCGGTCGTCGCTGTCGCCGAACTCGGCCCGCAGGAAGGGCAGTCCGAGCGCCACCAGGACGGCCGCGACCGTGAGGGCGAACGGCAGCGGCCGACGCATGACCGCCATGGCCAGCTTGTGCCAGAAGCCCTCCGTGTCGGTGCGCGCCGCGGTCGCCCTGCGGCCGCGGCGGAAGAGGCGCCGGACGTCGAGGGCGTCGACGCGGTGGCCGAGCACGGCCAGCAGCGCCGGCAGCACGATGACCGATCCGAGTGCGGCGAGGACCACGACGGCGATGCCGGAGTAGGCGAAGGACCGCAGGTGGTACATGGGGAAGACGAGCATCGCCGAGAGCGACAGGGCGACGGTCAGGGCCGAGAACAGCACGGTGCGCCCGGCGGTGCGCACGGACTCGCCGACGGCCTCGTGGACGGTGCGGCCCCGGGCCAGTTCCTCGCGGTAGCGCGTGACGATGAACAGGCTGTAGTCGATCGCGAGACCGAGGCCGAGGGCGGTGGTGATGTTGACGGAGAACACCGAGACCTGGACGACCATGTCCAGCAGCCGCAGGACGACGAACGAGCCGATCACCGCGAGGATGCCGACGGCGAGCGGGGTGCTCGCCGCGACCACGCTGCCGAACACCAGCAGCAGAATGATCAGTACGAGCGGTCCGGACAGCAGCTCGGCCCTGGTGAGGTCTTCCTCGCTGCGCTTCTCGATCTCCATGCGCACGGCGGTCACGCCGGTCGCGGTCACCTTCAGCGCACCCTGCTCGCCGACCACGTCGGGCACGATCCGTGCCGCGGCCTTGCGGACCTCGTCCTCGTCACCGGCGAGGCGGACCATGATCAGGCCGGTGCGCCCGTCCTTGGAGCGCAGCGTGGGCGGCTTGTCCAGCGTCCAGTAGGACGCCGCCTGCACCACGCCCGGCTCCTTGGCGAGGCGGTCGGTCAGCGCGGTGGCGTCGGCGCCGACATCGGGGCTGTCGATGCTCCTGCCGGCGGCGGCGATGAACACCAGGTGGGGGGAGCCGCCTTCGAAGCGGTTGTTGAGCAGTTCGTCCGCGCGGGCCGACTCGGAGGCCGGGACGGTGATGCCGCCCTCCGACAGGCGGCTCTCCACGTCGGAGCCGAACGGCACCGCGACGATCAGCGCCACCATGGTGACCAACAGGACGGCCAGTCGGCGCTTCGCCAGCCAGCGGCCCAGTGCGGCCAGACCCTTCGGCGGAGCGGGTGGTGCGGCTTGCGGCGGCGTCTGGCTGCGGACGGTGGACTGGGAAGCCACGCCTCCTCCTAGGAGGTGAGTTGAGGGAAGCGGCCCGGTGGGCGCGCACGAAAGGGATCGAGGGACGGGGGAAAGAGGGGCCGGGGCGCCGCACAGGGCGGTGCCGGGCGTCAGCGTAGGAACGGCCGCTGCAACAGCCCGGCAGGGCAGATGCAGGGGACATGCAGGTGCGGCGCCGAGTTCACCGCAGGCTCTCCTTCAGAGCGGCCGGGGCGTGGTGCTCGTCCTGAGAGGGTGGCCGGGCCGGGAGGCGTACCTCGGCGTGGAGTCCGCCGCCGGGAGCCTCCTGGAGCAGGATGTCGCCGTCGTTGACCCGCGCCAGGCTGGCGGCGATGGCCAGGCCCAGGCCGGAGCCCTCCCCGGTGGCGGCGTTGGCCCCGCGCCAGAACCGGTCGCACGCGCGGGCCCGTTCGGCGGCGGTCATGCCGGGGCCGGAGTCGGCGCACTGCACGGCCACCATCGCGGCGTCCTCGACGAGGCGGACGCGGACGGCCGTGCCGGCCGGCGCCGCGCGCACCGCGTTGTCGAGGAACACGTCGAGGATCTGGTCCACGGTGCCGGCGACCGCCGACGCCACGAGCTCCTCCTCGCCCTCGACCGTCACGGCGATGCCCCGGGGTTCGGAGACCAGCCGCCACGACGCCACCCGTTCTTCGACGACGGCCCGCACGTCGATCCTCTCGGTGGCCTGGGCACCGGACTCCGCCCGCGCCAGCAGCAACAGCGCGTTGAGGATGGCGGCCATCCGGTCCACCTCTCCGAGTGCCTGTTCCAGGCTTCCGCTGCCGTCGCGTGCGATGTGGGGTTCCAGGTTCTCCAGGCGCAGCCGCAGCGCCACCAGCGGGGACCTGAGCTGGTGCGAGGCGTCGGAGACGAACGACTTCTGCACGGTGACCTGGTGCTGCACCTGTTCGGCGAGGTGGTTGAAGGTCTCGGCGAGCACCCGCAGATCCGGGGGGCCGAGACGGACCGGCACGCGAGCGGTGTGGTCCCCGTCGGCGAACCGGCGGGCCGCCACCTCCAGGCAGCGCACGGGACGCAGGATCCACCGGGCCAGCGGTTCGGCCAGGAAGCCGCTCGCCGCCAGGGCGAGCGCTCCGGTCACGGCGACCGCGGCCCAGATCGTCCACTGCTTCAGCTCCAGGTCGTCCAGGGCCGAGCACACCACCACGACGCCGACCAGCATGCCCCGGTGGACGGCCGGCACGGCCACGACCAGTTCCTCGGCGGGCTCGGAGAACTGCCGGTCGGAGGAGTCGGTGAACCGCCCCTCCAGCGCCGCCCGTACGACGCTCTGCCGCGTGAGTTCGGCGGGCAGCGGATGCAGCGCCCCGACGACCGGCCGGCCCTCGGCGTCGAAGACGTGGGCGCGGCCTCCCGTACGGTCCTGGTACTCGGCGATCTGCCGCCGGAGCCCGCTCTGTTCCCCCTCGGTGAGGGCGCGCACCACCGTGGGCAGCAGCCCGCGCGCCTCCGTCACCCGCGTATGGACGAGTTCCCGCCGTGCCTCGTCGCTGAGCTGCAGGGCCAGGGGCAGTCCCAGGAGGGTGACCACCACGACGGGCAAGGCCACCAAAGCGGCCACGAGATGACGCCGCACGCCAGAACTCCCCCTTCATCGTCCGGACATGTCGGTCGTCGTTCAGTGCCGGTCGGGCAGGACCAGGCGGAAGCCCACGCCGCGCACCGACTGGATCCACTCCCGGCCGCCGAGCTTGCTCCGCAGCGAGCCGATGTGCACGTCGAGGGTGCGCGTGGAACCGTGCCAGTTGGGGTCCCACACCTCGTTGATGAGGTCGTCCCTGCCCTTGACGGCGCCGGCGTCGTCGAGGAGCGCTGCCAGCAGGTCGAACTCGCGGCGGGTCAGGTGCACCAGTTCGCCGTCCAGCTGCACCATGCGCGTCCGCAGGTCGACCAGGAGGGGGCCCAGCGCGCAGAGTTCGTCCTCGGCGCCGGTGCCCGCCGACCGCTCGGCCCGGGCGGGTGCGTGCACGCGCCGGGCGACCGCGTCCATGCGCGCCAGCAGTTCCCGCATGCTGTACGGCTTGACCAGGTAGTCGTCGGCGCCGGCCTGTAACACCAGGATCCGGTCGAGTTCCTCGGACCGCGCGGTGACCGCGATGATGGGAACGCCGGAGGTCTCTCGTACGCGCCGGCACACCTCCTGCCCGTCCAGGTCGGGCAGTCCGAGGTCCAGCAGGACGAACTCGGTGCGGTGCGCGGCCCGCAAGGCCTCGGCCCCACTGCCGACCCAGTCGACGTCGTGTCCGAATCTCTGCAATGCCTCGGTCAGCGCCTCGGCGATCCGCGTGTCGTCTTCCACCACGAGCACCTGCATCTCTGCTCCCCCATCGCGGCGGAGCCGTCCCCCTGACGGCCTGCCCCGCACGGATGTTAACGATGTTGTGGGAATGGATGGACGAAACCGGCGGGTAACGTCGAGGGCTACCCGAAAGAATTCGGACCGGAAAAGACCCACGCGAA
The Streptomyces roseofulvus genome window above contains:
- a CDS encoding nitric oxide synthase oxygenase, with the translated sequence MNSETLLARIYSLDTTAGAPALPAPLPEPPGGPHPRAADADEAEEFVRLHHGEHPDQPVHLTTRLRRIREEIDETGTYTHTSDELVFGARVAWRNSSRCIGRLYWKSLRVLDRRGATTADELHRHLCDHLRQATNGGRIRPVISVFAPDTPAGRAPRVWNDQLIRYAGHRQDDGALVGDPAYADFTEAVKRLGWQAPGGAWDVLPWVIETDRDGPRLFDVPRDLVLEVPLTHPDRPDFADLGLRWHAVPAISNMRLRIGGVDYPLAPFNGWYMGTEIGARNLVDTDRYDLLPVIADHLGLDTGSEATLWRDRALVELNVAVLHSFTEAGVRISDHHTESRHFMTHLAREEKQGRGVPADWTWIVPPVSGGITPVFHRYYEDADQRPNFYLDDDARARGRGGCPFGHG
- a CDS encoding sterol desaturase family protein, yielding MSSETPARPGTSKGAVRRGTAPAVVGPRWLDHLIHVHPVTTVAMFTPVIAVCVWLSLGEAGGWQLAGWAAAGYVTWTLSEYWGHRIVLHYEPEKGFGARLHYILHGIHHDYPTDPRRSILSPLLSIPMVGGTIYLSSGLGSLPLIFGAGYTFGYLTYDLFHLYLHLATPRSRLMRHLRSLHMRHHFRDDTKGFGISAPYWDELFGTSIARQARSGEPVA
- a CDS encoding SDR family oxidoreductase codes for the protein MPRDLRNKIVAITGGSRGIGRATAEQFVAAGAKVAIGARDHEFAAKTAAAIGARAYPLDVTDPASVQAFWKAVEADLGEIDVFVNNAGEMIVGPFEKESDEDTAHQLGVNLLGTLNGMKTAIGPMRRRGRGHIINMVSAVGMIGLPGCATYSAAKHGVVGLSEGVRAELRGSGVDLSIILPIPAQTELTSGVGKGRFVPLLTPDDIARSVLRTARRPVYNRYVPGWTNPVTRSLFLLPQPWRDAMGRFLKADQLLRTTDYQARVAYETRVKAPTVEGAGA
- a CDS encoding type II toxin-antitoxin system RatA family toxin, translating into MPEVTLDALVPDATAPAVFERLRDFAAYPQYTDAVREVKVTDTGGDTLDSDWSVNFRNGILCWSERDRVDAAALTIEFTQTDGDFDQFDGAWTVHSHDDDAVTVRFTARFDLGMPSLAAIIDPIACQALIEAISLILRGLLGEHITLTASEAEPVGASAAADAR
- a CDS encoding aspartate aminotransferase family protein; amino-acid sequence: MSELTIPAPPPATTASPAAAAASAAEVLGVYRRHLSKGRARLASLTGAAMEVASEGSRVWDADGKEYLDCGGYGVFLLGHRHPRVVDAVVEQIRRHPMATRLLLEPVAATAAAALAAVTPPGLERVHFVNSGAEATETAIKLARAHGRHRLISATGGYHGKTTGALAVTAKPLYQDPFRPLLPAEHVPYGDADALERALAGGAPACVILEPVQGEGGVVLPPPGYLAHVQRLCAEHGAMFVLDEIQTGLGRLGTWWGADTEDVRPDVLLVGKNLSGGVIPVAAAVATPQAYAPFDKDPFLHTSTFAASPVAMAAAAAAVAAIRDEDLVERARTLGEDLMDRLRSALAPLLGGAVVDIRGRGLLLGIELCDEGAAGELVLRLLESGLLVNHSLNAHRVVRLTPPAVLTPADLDWITRAFTTAATALARTTASTKGRC
- a CDS encoding SDR family oxidoreductase; translation: MPSHPTVLLTGASGVVGSALLPRLTDCRTIALTHRTPVAGADEQLAGDLTAPRLGLDADTYRRLAARVDAIVHCAALTGFSSGAEAAHALNTAGTRQMTRLAADADAVLYHVSTAFVDRTDLTRAQLGQDHGDATARPEDYLDSKRAGEDVVRSSGVPAVIVRPSVVIGDAVTGAISAFQGMHGVIHGLLRGLLPLVPVPADSPVDFVPQDVVAATIAGLVRQGRRDGEVWVTAGDSALRTECTLRVIHDTADELGLTAARPRIVGPEMVDRLIRPVFIANLHPRARRRFDDMLAMTALFAHGHVFPTSLGHIDGIPEALSAGELESALRASVAYMARTRGMVRRAAQPVRAAEQVPA
- a CDS encoding acyl-CoA dehydrogenase family protein; its protein translation is MRFLERERTVVEEVLPGLDQRLAGLPLADLEAVDSPGVRLFRDAGGPGLLVPAEHGGRGADLLTALRVQRAIGSRSPSLAVATTMHHFSVASLVEAAATGGGMEWLLLAAIAKDDLLLASGFAEGRTGQGILHPSLTARTEGDKVFLSGSKKPCSLARSMNLLTASLPLPGPDGKDRLAIALIPAEAPGLSVRPFWGSPILAGAESDEVVLDDVEVPAELLVRTDVTADGRLDQLQTVGFVWFEGLMTAGYLGAASALVERTLGNPHADSAVAAEAVACVESVALALEGLAADVATAGVTQDTLSRSLICRYAAQDAINRVLSLCVEALGGMAFIGSGDIAYLNSACRALAFHPPSRTRMAAPLAEYFSGRAPLRIP
- a CDS encoding MMPL family transporter, whose translation is MASQSTVRSQTPPQAAPPAPPKGLAALGRWLAKRRLAVLLVTMVALIVAVPFGSDVESRLSEGGITVPASESARADELLNNRFEGGSPHLVFIAAAGRSIDSPDVGADATALTDRLAKEPGVVQAASYWTLDKPPTLRSKDGRTGLIMVRLAGDEDEVRKAAARIVPDVVGEQGALKVTATGVTAVRMEIEKRSEEDLTRAELLSGPLVLIILLLVFGSVVAASTPLAVGILAVIGSFVVLRLLDMVVQVSVFSVNITTALGLGLAIDYSLFIVTRYREELARGRTVHEAVGESVRTAGRTVLFSALTVALSLSAMLVFPMYHLRSFAYSGIAVVVLAALGSVIVLPALLAVLGHRVDALDVRRLFRRGRRATAARTDTEGFWHKLAMAVMRRPLPFALTVAAVLVALGLPFLRAEFGDSDDRVLPASSPAYQGAQVLREEFDNREGSPLNVVLPDIDPAASAGKVAEYAEQLSTVPGITRVDALTGSYSEGARIAPPGPASERFKADKGTWLSVVSDTEPYSERGMDLVETLRAEPAPDTVLVGGQAALLVDSKATLGDKLPWALGIIALSTTVLLFLFTGSLLIPVKAIVLNLLSLTATFGAMVYVFQDGHLRWLVGDFTVTGMLDIDTPILMFCVAFGLSMDYEVFLLSRIKEEYHRTGDNVSAVAWGLERTGRLVTAAAALVATVLLAFATSSLTPLKLLGVGLALAVIVDATLVRGILVPAFMRLAGRANWWAPRPLARLHRKIGLDD
- a CDS encoding HAMP domain-containing sensor histidine kinase yields the protein MRRHLVAALVALPVVVVTLLGLPLALQLSDEARRELVHTRVTEARGLLPTVVRALTEGEQSGLRRQIAEYQDRTGGRAHVFDAEGRPVVGALHPLPAELTRQSVVRAALEGRFTDSSDRQFSEPAEELVVAVPAVHRGMLVGVVVVCSALDDLELKQWTIWAAVAVTGALALAASGFLAEPLARWILRPVRCLEVAARRFADGDHTARVPVRLGPPDLRVLAETFNHLAEQVQHQVTVQKSFVSDASHQLRSPLVALRLRLENLEPHIARDGSGSLEQALGEVDRMAAILNALLLLARAESGAQATERIDVRAVVEERVASWRLVSEPRGIAVTVEGEEELVASAVAGTVDQILDVFLDNAVRAAPAGTAVRVRLVEDAAMVAVQCADSGPGMTAAERARACDRFWRGANAATGEGSGLGLAIAASLARVNDGDILLQEAPGGGLHAEVRLPARPPSQDEHHAPAALKESLR